One window from the genome of Microbacterium sulfonylureivorans encodes:
- the glnA gene encoding type I glutamate--ammonia ligase produces MDKQRDFVLRTIEERGVKFVRLWFTDVIGTLKSVAIAPAEVEGAFSEGLGFDGSAIEGLTRSYESDLLAHPDPTTFQILPWRGEIDPTARMFCDITTPDGQPAVADPRHVLKRTLAKAADAGFTFYTHPEIEFYLLKSSSFGADGPEPVDSAGYFDNVPGGTAHDFRRRSVRMLEDLGISVEFSHHEGGPGQNEIDLRYADALATADNIMTFRTVIKEVAIEQGVYATFMPKPLSGKPGSGMHTHMSLFEGDVNAFYEEGAQYQLSQVGRQFIAGLLRHANEIAAVTNQFVNSYKRLWGGDEAPSFICWGHNNRSALVRVPLYKPSKGQSSRVEYRALDSAANPYLAYALMLAAGLKGIEEGYELPPEAEDNVWSLTDAERRALGYAPLPASLDHALEYMEESELVAETLGEQVFNYVLLNKRREWQEYRSQVTQFELKSNLEML; encoded by the coding sequence ATGGACAAGCAGCGTGACTTCGTTCTGAGGACGATCGAGGAACGGGGCGTGAAGTTCGTCCGGTTGTGGTTCACCGACGTCATCGGCACGCTCAAGTCGGTGGCGATCGCCCCAGCCGAGGTCGAAGGGGCGTTCAGTGAAGGCCTGGGCTTCGACGGCTCGGCGATCGAGGGCCTCACCAGGTCATACGAGTCCGACCTGCTCGCACACCCCGACCCCACGACGTTCCAGATCCTTCCGTGGCGCGGAGAGATCGATCCGACCGCGCGCATGTTCTGCGACATCACGACGCCCGACGGACAGCCCGCGGTGGCCGACCCCCGACACGTCCTCAAGCGCACGCTCGCAAAGGCCGCCGATGCCGGCTTCACGTTCTACACGCACCCCGAGATCGAGTTCTACCTCCTCAAGTCGTCCTCCTTCGGGGCGGACGGACCCGAGCCGGTGGACTCCGCCGGGTACTTCGACAACGTTCCCGGTGGCACGGCGCACGACTTCCGTCGTCGTTCGGTGCGCATGCTCGAAGACCTCGGGATCTCGGTCGAGTTCAGCCACCACGAGGGTGGTCCGGGCCAGAACGAGATCGACCTGCGTTACGCCGACGCCCTCGCGACGGCCGACAACATCATGACGTTCCGCACCGTGATCAAGGAAGTGGCGATCGAGCAGGGCGTCTACGCGACGTTCATGCCCAAGCCCCTCAGCGGCAAGCCGGGCAGCGGGATGCATACGCACATGTCCCTCTTCGAGGGCGACGTGAACGCGTTCTACGAGGAGGGTGCGCAGTACCAGCTCTCCCAGGTCGGCCGGCAGTTCATCGCCGGACTGCTTCGTCACGCGAACGAGATCGCCGCCGTGACCAACCAGTTCGTGAACTCCTACAAGCGTCTGTGGGGCGGCGACGAGGCTCCGAGCTTCATCTGCTGGGGTCACAACAACCGTTCGGCACTCGTGCGCGTGCCGCTCTACAAGCCGAGCAAGGGGCAGTCCTCACGCGTGGAGTACCGCGCTCTCGACTCGGCGGCGAACCCGTATCTCGCCTACGCGCTGATGCTCGCCGCCGGCCTCAAGGGCATCGAAGAGGGCTACGAGCTGCCCCCCGAGGCCGAAGACAACGTGTGGTCGCTGACGGACGCCGAACGGCGTGCGCTCGGCTACGCGCCGCTCCCCGCGAGCCTCGACCACGCGCTGGAGTACATGGAGGAGTCCGAACTGGTCGCCGAGACCCTCGGCGAGCAGGTCTTCAACTACGTGCTGCTCAACAAGCGCCGCGAGTGGCAGGAGTACCGCTCTCAGGTCACCCAGTTCGAGCTCAAGAGCAACCTCGAGATGCTCTGA
- a CDS encoding bifunctional [glutamine synthetase] adenylyltransferase/[glutamine synthetase]-adenylyl-L-tyrosine phosphorylase, with amino-acid sequence MSASERSSSLTHLARLGFSRLSDAEALLDELAEATGVSRESAMAGAAVAADPDEAIGALARVVRRDADAVRALHGDAQGWRALWALLGASTGFADFYLRHPGELAHLAGAGVALPASDELRSSLLDAVGAVDGFADAGGESAWVALRVRYRRMMARIAAFDLLSASPVDHVPAVAARLADAAGAALEASLAVARTRVSGGAAGAGLFPREQVAQAKLAIIGMGKTGARELNYVSDVDVIFVAGADDGVSEQLGESRVVDIATRLAVQTMRGISSIEVEPPLWEVDANLRPEGKQGALVRTLDSHLAYYDRWAKSWEFQALLKARPVAGDPGLGEAYVAAVQPKVWTSAARENFVDSVQRMRERVTEHIPAADVPFQIKLGPGGIRDIEFTVQLLQLVHGLSDDQIRQRGTLEALDALVSEGYIGRTEASAFSRDYRVLRLLEHRVQLRHLRRTHLMPSRPEDLRVLARATGLAETGEAVWGLWESVKREVRDIHVRLFYRPLLSAVAALPAEERVLSTAQAHDRLAAIGFADPAGALRHIAALTSGLSRKATIQRHLMPVMIRWFADGVDPDYGLLAFRRLSERLGDTPWFLRMLRDSSAAAESLTRVLSGSRYIGELMEWIPESAAWLDDDDLLRPRSGHALQQEARAIQARHGSVEDAMRSVRALRRRELLRTAMSAIIGTVTIEEVAAALTTITDVTIQATLRAVRPTIVPPEDDALDFSVIAMGRFGGRELGFGSDADVMYVYRPNGVDPQRAHELAVKLVTALRTHSEDHRVPLDLDADLRPEGRNGPIARSLDAYAEYYRRWSLSWEAQALLRARGVAGSVKLIRAFMDLADQVRYPESADQQGLREIRRIKARVESERLPQGVDPARHLKLGPGSLSDVEWLVQLLQLEHAHAVPAMRTTSTLGALSAAREAGLVPAVAAERLTEAWRLASRLRSANTLLSGQTSDVLPADRKRLDGIGRLLEYPPRSATQVEEDYLGTTRRARRVFEKLFYG; translated from the coding sequence ATGTCCGCGAGCGAACGGTCCAGCTCCCTCACGCATCTTGCGCGCCTCGGCTTCAGCCGCCTGAGCGACGCTGAGGCGCTCCTCGACGAACTCGCGGAGGCCACGGGCGTCTCGCGGGAGTCGGCGATGGCCGGCGCGGCGGTCGCCGCCGATCCCGACGAGGCCATCGGCGCACTCGCACGAGTGGTGCGCCGCGATGCCGACGCGGTTCGTGCCCTCCACGGCGACGCACAGGGATGGCGCGCGCTGTGGGCGCTGCTCGGCGCGTCGACGGGTTTCGCCGACTTCTACCTCAGACATCCCGGCGAGCTGGCCCATCTCGCGGGCGCCGGGGTCGCCCTGCCTGCATCCGACGAGCTCCGCTCCTCGCTGCTCGATGCCGTGGGCGCGGTGGACGGGTTCGCCGACGCCGGCGGAGAGTCGGCCTGGGTCGCGCTGCGCGTCCGCTACCGGCGGATGATGGCGCGCATCGCCGCTTTCGACCTGCTGAGCGCTTCGCCCGTCGACCATGTTCCCGCGGTGGCCGCACGGCTGGCGGATGCTGCGGGCGCCGCGCTCGAGGCATCCCTCGCCGTCGCGCGCACCCGGGTCTCGGGCGGCGCGGCAGGAGCGGGCCTGTTCCCCCGGGAGCAGGTCGCGCAGGCGAAACTGGCGATCATCGGAATGGGGAAGACGGGAGCGCGCGAGCTCAATTACGTCAGCGACGTCGACGTGATCTTCGTCGCGGGCGCCGACGACGGCGTGTCGGAGCAGCTGGGGGAGAGCCGCGTCGTCGACATCGCCACGCGGCTCGCCGTGCAGACGATGCGGGGGATCTCGAGCATCGAGGTCGAACCGCCGCTGTGGGAGGTGGACGCCAACCTGCGCCCGGAGGGCAAGCAGGGCGCGCTCGTCCGTACGCTCGACTCGCACCTTGCGTACTACGACCGCTGGGCGAAGAGCTGGGAGTTCCAGGCGCTGCTGAAGGCTCGCCCCGTCGCGGGCGATCCGGGACTGGGCGAGGCGTATGTCGCGGCCGTGCAGCCCAAGGTGTGGACCAGCGCCGCCCGCGAGAACTTCGTCGACAGCGTGCAGCGAATGCGGGAGCGGGTGACCGAGCACATCCCCGCCGCGGACGTGCCCTTCCAGATCAAGCTCGGGCCCGGTGGCATCCGCGACATCGAGTTCACCGTCCAGCTCCTGCAGCTGGTCCACGGGCTGTCCGACGATCAGATCCGGCAGCGCGGCACCCTCGAGGCACTGGACGCGCTGGTCTCGGAAGGGTACATCGGCCGCACCGAGGCATCCGCCTTCTCCCGGGACTACCGGGTGCTCCGCCTGCTCGAGCATCGCGTGCAGCTGCGTCATCTGCGCCGAACCCATCTGATGCCCTCGCGCCCCGAGGATCTCCGGGTGCTCGCCCGTGCCACCGGCCTCGCAGAGACCGGGGAGGCCGTCTGGGGGCTCTGGGAGTCGGTCAAGCGCGAAGTGCGCGACATCCACGTCCGCCTCTTCTACCGCCCTCTCCTTTCGGCGGTGGCGGCGCTGCCCGCGGAGGAGCGAGTCCTCTCCACCGCGCAGGCCCACGACCGTCTCGCCGCGATCGGATTCGCCGATCCTGCCGGAGCCCTTCGCCACATCGCTGCCCTCACCAGTGGTCTGAGCCGGAAGGCGACGATCCAACGGCACCTGATGCCTGTGATGATCCGGTGGTTCGCGGACGGCGTCGATCCGGATTACGGTCTCCTCGCTTTCCGCCGCCTGAGCGAGCGCCTGGGGGACACACCCTGGTTCCTGCGGATGCTGCGCGACTCCTCCGCGGCCGCGGAGAGCCTCACCCGCGTACTGTCGGGCTCTCGCTACATCGGCGAGCTGATGGAGTGGATCCCGGAGTCGGCTGCGTGGCTCGACGACGACGACCTTCTGCGCCCGCGATCGGGGCATGCGCTCCAGCAGGAGGCGCGCGCGATCCAGGCGAGACACGGCTCGGTCGAGGACGCGATGAGATCGGTGCGGGCTCTCCGGCGCCGCGAGCTGCTGCGGACGGCCATGTCCGCGATCATCGGCACGGTCACGATCGAGGAGGTCGCCGCGGCCCTCACCACGATCACCGACGTCACGATCCAGGCGACGCTTCGTGCCGTGCGGCCGACCATCGTGCCGCCGGAGGACGACGCCCTCGACTTCTCGGTCATCGCGATGGGACGCTTCGGCGGACGAGAGCTCGGCTTCGGCTCCGACGCCGACGTCATGTACGTGTACCGGCCCAACGGCGTCGACCCGCAGCGTGCGCACGAACTCGCGGTGAAGCTCGTCACCGCGCTGCGCACGCACTCCGAAGACCATCGGGTGCCCCTCGATCTCGATGCCGATCTCCGCCCGGAGGGCCGCAACGGACCGATCGCCCGGTCGCTCGACGCCTACGCCGAGTACTACCGACGGTGGTCGCTGTCATGGGAGGCCCAAGCGCTGCTGCGCGCCCGCGGCGTCGCCGGGAGCGTCAAGCTCATCCGGGCGTTCATGGACCTCGCCGACCAGGTCCGGTATCCCGAGTCGGCCGATCAGCAGGGGCTTCGGGAGATCCGGCGCATCAAGGCCAGAGTGGAGAGCGAACGCCTGCCACAGGGGGTGGATCCCGCACGGCACCTCAAGCTCGGGCCGGGATCGCTGAGCGACGTCGAGTGGCTGGTCCAGCTCCTGCAGCTCGAGCACGCGCACGCCGTTCCGGCCATGCGCACGACCTCGACGCTCGGTGCGCTGAGCGCCGCGCGCGAGGCCGGACTCGTGCCGGCCGTCGCCGCAGAGCGCCTGACCGAGGCGTGGCGTCTGGCGAGCCGCCTGCGGTCGGCGAACACGCTGCTGTCCGGACAGACGAGCGACGTGCTGCCCGCAGACCGCAAACGCCTCGACGGCATCGGCCGGCTCCTCGAGTATCCGCCGCGCTCGGCGACGCAGGTCGAGGAGGACTACCTCGGCACGACGCGACGGGCCCGCCGGGTGTTCGAGAAGCTCTTCTACGGGTGA